From a region of the Zingiber officinale cultivar Zhangliang chromosome 4B, Zo_v1.1, whole genome shotgun sequence genome:
- the LOC121975003 gene encoding pentatricopeptide repeat-containing protein At1g08610-like, translated as MVFSQKPVSDICCFSRLSYNINSNYVYGSRVDSRMKLLAVHIECPTKLYLYHDSQIDRSPPLQISHISPQLNGGPIDIIEGSIKTFCGSRKSMTTEFAKPMWLSTSNINGSMFDGYFVDCDELSNNDILRNFCKKGKIMEACSLIDVMARLNQVPDFPSCANLIRGLVNNDRIEKATRVLNIMIFSGGVPDIITYNKLIGGLCRRGQLNAAIKLVEEMSFCGCDPDVITFNILFRSMFSIGKYDEAIWFWKDQLRKGYPPYLVSYTILLQLVFKHCGILRAIDVMQDLISEGCYPDQVTFNSLLNLICKGGNLDDAKIIMAGFTTHGLEPNAITYNTILHCFCMQGQWAEADDILLIMKEASFTPTVVTYNILINSLCKYQILDKAIDILIMMTNEGCSPDIVTYNTLLAAMCKLDMVEQALDILHILRDHGFSLVVITYNTLIDGLAKKGEIKKVMSLYNEMIDDGITPDDITYGSLVMGFCKQDMVDEATLVLQEMVKRGCRIRGSTSTLLIWSLCRNGKLDTAVEILSTMVSRCTKSSKTFYKALVKSVADSGMTEAATRMYKMLIELKVLEED; from the coding sequence ATGGTGTTCTCACAGAAGCCTGTGAGTGATATTTGTTGCTTCAGCAGGCTATCTTACAACATCAACTCCAACTATGTTTATGGTTCACGAGTTGACTCACGGATGAAACTTTTGGCAGTTCACATAGAGTGCCCAACAAAGCTCTATCTTTACCATGATTCACAGATTGATAGATCTCCTCCACTTCAAATTTCACATATTAGTCCACAACTGAATGGTGGTCCCATAGATATAATTGAGGGAAGCATCAAAACTTTCTGTGGTTCTCGAAAGTCGATGACCACTGAATTCGCTAAACCAATGTGGTTATCAACTTCAAACATAAATGGTTCAATGTTTGATGGGTACTTTGTGGACTGTGATGAGCTGTCCAACAATGACATCCTGCGCAATTTCTGCAAAAAAGGGAAAATCATGGAAGCTTGCAGTTTGATTGATGTTATGGCGCGATTGAATCAGGTGCCAGATTTCCCATCTTGTGCAAACTTGATCCGTGGTTTGGTCAATAATGATAGAATTGAAAAGGCCACTCGTGTTCTTAATATCATGATTTTTTCTGGTGGGGTTCCAGACATTATTACATACAACAAATTGATAGGTGGTCTTTGCAGGAGAGGGCAGCTAAATGCTGCTATTAAACTTGTTGAAGAAATGAGTTTTTGTGGTTGCGATCCTGATGTGATAACATTTAACATTTTGTTTAGATCCATGTTTTCCATCGGTAAGTATGACGAGGCAATCTGGTTTTGGAAGGATCAGCTGAGAAAAGGTTATCCTCCATATCTTGTTTCTTACACTATTCTTCTTCAACTTGTATTCAAACACTGTGGTATATTGAGAGCTATTGATGTTATGCAAGATTTAATCTCAGAAGGATGCTATCCTGATCAGGTGACCTTTAATTCTCTCCTCAATTTAATCTGCAAAGGGGGCAACTTGGATGACGCCAAAATCATTATGGCTGGTTTTACGACACATGGTTTAGAACCAAATGCAATAACCTATAACACGATACTTCACTGCTTCTGTATGCAAGGACAGTGGGCTGAAGCGGATGATATACTATTGATCATGAAGGAAGCTTCATTTACACCAACTGTCGTTACATACAATATCTTAATTAACAGTTTGTGTAAATACCAGATCCTTGATAAAGCGATTGATATCTTGATTATGATGACGAATGAGGGTTGTTCACCTGATATTGTCACTTACAACACTCTTCTTGCAGCAATGTGTAAACTGGACATGGTAGAGCAGGCTTTAGATATACTTCATATTTTGAGGGACCACGGATTTTCTTTGGTTGTCATTACATATAACACCTTGATTGATGGACTGGCAAAGAAGGGGGAGATTAAGAAAGTGATGTCTTTGTATAACGAGATGATAGATGATGGAATCACTCCCGATGACATAACCTATGGTTCACTGGTTATGGGATTTTGCAAACAAGATATGGTCGATGAAGCAACACTGGTGTTGCAAGAGATGGTTAAGAGAGGTTGCAGGATTAGAGGCAGTACTTCTACCCTTTTGATATGGTCGTTGTGCAGAAATGGAAAGCTGGATACAGCAGTTGAAATTTTGAGTACTATGGTATCAAGATGTACCAAATCCAGTAAAACGTTTTACAAGGCACTAGTTAAAAGTGTTGCTGACTCTGGAATGACTGAGGCAGCTACGCGGATGTATAAGATGTTAATTGAGCtcaaagttcttgaagaagacTGA